A region from the Bos indicus isolate NIAB-ARS_2022 breed Sahiwal x Tharparkar chromosome 14, NIAB-ARS_B.indTharparkar_mat_pri_1.0, whole genome shotgun sequence genome encodes:
- the CYRIB gene encoding CYFIP-related Rac1 interactor B isoform X3, whose translation MGNLLKVLTCTDLEQGPNFFLDFENAQPTESEKEIYNQVNVVLKDAEGILEDLQSYRGAGHEIREAIQHPADEKLQEKAWGAVVPLVGKLKKFYEFSQRLEAALRGLLGALTSTPYSPTQHLEREQALAKQFAEILHFTLRFDELKMTNPAIQNDFSYYRRTLSRMRINNVPAEGENEVNNELANRMSLFYAEATPMLKTLSDATTKFVSENKNLPIENTTDCLSTMASVCRVMLETPEYRSRFTNEETVSFCLRVMVGVIILYDHVHPVGAFAKTSKIDMKGCIKVLKDQPPNSVEGLLNALRYTTKHLNDETTSKQIKSMLQ comes from the exons ATGCCCAGCCGACAGAGTCTGAGAAGGAAATTTATAACCAGGTGAATGTGGTTCTAAAAGATGCAGAAGGCATCCTGGAGGACTTGCAGTCGTATAGAGGAGCTGGCCATGAAATACGGGAG GCAATCCAGCATCCAGCAGACGAGAAGTTACAAGAGAAGGCATGGGGTGCAGTTGTTCCACTAGTAGGCAAATTAAAGAAATTTTACGAATTTTCTCAGAGGTTAG AAGCAGCGTTAAGAGGTCTTCTGGGAGCCTTGACAAGTACCCCGTATTCTCCCACCCAGCATCTAGAGCGAGAGCAGGCTCTTGCTAAACAGTTCGCAGAAATTCTTCATTTTACACTCCGGTTTGATGAACTTAAG atGACAAATCCTGCCATACAGAATGACTTCAGCTATTACAGAAGAACATTGAGTCGCATGAGGATTAATAATGTTCCA gcagaaggagaaaatgaagtaaataatGAATTGGCAAATCGAATGTCTTTGTTTTATGCTGAGGCAACCCCAATGCTGAAAACCTTAAGTGATGCTACAACGAAGTTTGTATCAGAG aataaaaatttACCAATAGAAAATACCACAGATTGTCTAAGCACCATGGCTAGTGTGTGCAGAGTCATGCTTGAAACACC GGAATACAGAAGCAGATTTACAAATGAAGAGACGGTGTCATTCTGCTTGAGGGTAATGGTGGGCGTCATAATACTCTATGACCACGTGCATCCAGTGGGAGCATTTGCCAAAACTTCAAAAATTGAT ATGAAAGGCTGTATCAAGGTTCTTAAGGACCAACCTCCTAACAGTGTAGAAGGTCTTCTCAATGCTCTCAG GTACACAACAAAACATTTGAATGATGAGACTACCTCCAAGCAGATTAAATCCATGCTGCAATAA
- the CYRIB gene encoding CYFIP-related Rac1 interactor B isoform X4, with product MGNLIKVLTRDIDHNAAHFFLDFENAQPTESEKEIYNQVNVVLKDAEGILEDLQSYRGAGHEIREAIQHPADEKLQEKAWGAVVPLVGKLKKFYEFSQRLEAALRGLLGALTSTPYSPTQHLEREQALAKQFAEILHFTLRFDELKMTNPAIQNDFSYYRRTLSRMRINNVPAEGENEVNNELANRMSLFYAEATPMLKTLSDATTKFVSENKNLPIENTTDCLSTMASVCRVMLETPEYRSRFTNEETVSFCLRVMVGVIILYDHVHPVGAFAKTSKIDMKGCIKVLKDQPPNSVEGLLNALRYTTKHLNDETTSKQIKSMLQ from the exons ATGCCCAGCCGACAGAGTCTGAGAAGGAAATTTATAACCAGGTGAATGTGGTTCTAAAAGATGCAGAAGGCATCCTGGAGGACTTGCAGTCGTATAGAGGAGCTGGCCATGAAATACGGGAG GCAATCCAGCATCCAGCAGACGAGAAGTTACAAGAGAAGGCATGGGGTGCAGTTGTTCCACTAGTAGGCAAATTAAAGAAATTTTACGAATTTTCTCAGAGGTTAG AAGCAGCGTTAAGAGGTCTTCTGGGAGCCTTGACAAGTACCCCGTATTCTCCCACCCAGCATCTAGAGCGAGAGCAGGCTCTTGCTAAACAGTTCGCAGAAATTCTTCATTTTACACTCCGGTTTGATGAACTTAAG atGACAAATCCTGCCATACAGAATGACTTCAGCTATTACAGAAGAACATTGAGTCGCATGAGGATTAATAATGTTCCA gcagaaggagaaaatgaagtaaataatGAATTGGCAAATCGAATGTCTTTGTTTTATGCTGAGGCAACCCCAATGCTGAAAACCTTAAGTGATGCTACAACGAAGTTTGTATCAGAG aataaaaatttACCAATAGAAAATACCACAGATTGTCTAAGCACCATGGCTAGTGTGTGCAGAGTCATGCTTGAAACACC GGAATACAGAAGCAGATTTACAAATGAAGAGACGGTGTCATTCTGCTTGAGGGTAATGGTGGGCGTCATAATACTCTATGACCACGTGCATCCAGTGGGAGCATTTGCCAAAACTTCAAAAATTGAT ATGAAAGGCTGTATCAAGGTTCTTAAGGACCAACCTCCTAACAGTGTAGAAGGTCTTCTCAATGCTCTCAG GTACACAACAAAACATTTGAATGATGAGACTACCTCCAAGCAGATTAAATCCATGCTGCAATAA